The following DNA comes from Candidatus Methylomirabilis sp..
GGTGGTGTCGGCCTTGCGCAAGCATCAGGTCTTCTCACAGGTAGCGGTCGCGTCCTTCGATCATCATGCGCTACTCAGACTGAAGGAACTAGAGCCCCGCCTTCGGACCGGGGCTTTGCTCGTGGGGCGACCGGTATCACTGCCAACGGTGGCCGGCCCCAGCAAAGCGGATGCCATGGCCCTCGAGTGCAGCCTTGTCACGAAGACAGAGGTCGATGCCTGCCGCGCCGCCGGGCTTCAGCTTGTTGTCTGGGTGGTGAATGCGCCTGCTCAGATGCGCTATTTTATCGATCTCGGGGTAGACGGGATCATCACCGACAGCCCGGACCTGTTGCATCAGGTCCTGAGCGAGCGGCGCGAGTCCCTTCCAGCCTGATGCGCCGAATGCGGGCGACCGCAATCTACAGGTAACCATGGCTATCGGTCCAGCGCCCATCGATCCAGACCGAACCTATTGGCCCTTTATGCTCTTGATCGTGGCGATTGTCGCCGTGATAGTCGCCGCGCTCCTGGCGTTAGTCGTGTGATTGCGGAGCCCGGAACGTGAAGCCGCAAAACACAACGCGCACCGGGCAACGACGAAGATTTTCCGGTTGCGAACCCGCGCTGCTTTACGATATGCTTTGAGGCTACGGATTGACGACAACCCTATCCTGAGTTTGTCGAAAGGTTCGTATGATCGTAGACGCCGCTGGCCGCTTCTGAGGGTCCTCAATAATTCCAATGCGGCATCAACTGCTAGTCAGAGGCTTCGTGTCGCGGGTGCAACCATCTCGCCAGCAGGAGAAGAGGTCACTGGAAGTTGAAGGAGTACGGAATGGCGGGCGCAGTGGCTGCCACGAACCAGGACCTTGACCGACCATGGTTCGCCCACTATGACCCGTGGGTTCCACCGCGCCTCGAGTACCCGGATATTCCGCTCCATCGCTTCCTCTCAGCCTCCGCCCGGCAGTACCCGGATCGGGACGCGATTATCTTCTATGGCAGGAGGCTCACGTATCGCGCCCTGGACGAGGCCGCCACACGGTTTGCTGCAGCCCTTGCAGACCGCGGGCTGGCGAAGGGCGACCGGGTCTCGCTCTTTCTCCCGAACTGCCCTCAGATGGTCATCGCCTACTACGGCACACTGCGCGCTGGAGGTCTCGCGGTCTCAACCAGCCCGCTCTACTCCACAAGGGAGCTTACACACCAACTGAACGACTCCGGCGCCGAGACCATCGTCGTGTTGTCGAAGCTCTACCCGCTCGTCAGGGAGGTCGCCTCACAGACCGGCCTGAAGCGGATCATCGTCACGAATATCAAAGAGTACTTCCCGCCTTTGCTCCGAATACTCTTTACCCTCCTGAAGGAGAAACGCCAGGGGCACCGACCTCACGTGGGACGAGGGCCTGGAACGGAGTGGTTCTCGGAGATGTTGACCTCCGCGCCCGCGGAGCCCCCCGCCACTACAGTCGGCCCTGATGACCCGGCGCTGCTGCAGTACACCGGCGGCACGACAGGATTGGCCAAGGGGGCCGTACTGACACACAGGAATCTGGTGGCCAACACAATGCAGATCGGCGCGTGGCTGGTAAAGCCTGTCCTGAGCTCAGTCGAAGGAGAGAACGGCGGACACGAGATCTTCCTGGGGGCGATCCCCTTTTTTCACATCTATGGGATGACGGTGGTAATGAATCTGTGCATCTCGCTGGGTCATACGATGGTGCTCTTGCCGCAATTCAAGGTACAGGAGGTCCTGGAGACGATCGCCAAGTACCGCCCCACCCTCTTCCCCGGTGTCCCGACGATGTACGTGGCCATCAATGATTACCAGGAGGTGGGCAGGTACGACCTCCGTTCGATCAAAGCCTGCTTGAGCGGGGCCGCGCCGTTACCGGTCGAGGTACAAACCAGGTTCGAGGCGCTCACCGGCGCTCGCCTTGTCGAGGGGTACGGCCTGACCGAGGCCGCGCCGGTCACGCACGCGAACCCGCTCTATGACAAGAGGAGGATCGGGACGATCGGTCTGCCGCTACCCGACACCGACGCCAGGATTGTCGATCTGCAGACCGGTGAGCGCACCCTGCCGCCAAAGGAGATCGGCGAGGTGGCGGTCAAGGGGCCCCAGGTAATGGCAGGCTATTGGAATCAGCCGAGCGAGACCGCCATGGTATTACGGAATGGATGGTTGTATACGGGCGATATCGGCTACATGGATGAGCAGGGCTACTTCACCATCGTCGACCGCAAAAAAGAGATGATTATCGCCGGCGGCTTTAACGTCTATCCCCGGGAGGTTGAAGAACCGCTGTATGAGCATCCACAGGTCAAAGAGGTGGTAGCGGTGGGCCTGCCTGACCCATACCGTGGGGAGACGGTGAAGGTCTATGTTGTCCTGAAAGAGGGGGAACGCGCCACCGAGCAGGAGATCATCGACTTTTGCAAGCAGAGGATGGCAAAACACAAGGTGCCCACCCTGGTGGAGTTCAGGCAGGAGCTACCGAAAACGCTTGTGGGTAAGGTGCTCCGACGCGCCTTGCGCGAAGAGGAGATAGCCAAGCGGACGTCGCAAGCCGCTTGAAACGCTTTGGGCGCCACAGATCGAAGTGAACCCTGGACAAGAGGCGAATGATCGCACACTGCTTGAGGCCTGATCGATGAGCATCCGGAAACTTCTCTCTTCTACAGTCCTCGCCTACCCGCGGACCGCACTGGTTCTGGCGGTGATCGTGACCATCCTGTCGGTCCAGGCAGCGATGCAGCGGTTGAGCTTCACCTCCACCCATGAGGCGCTGTCCTCCCTCAACGGGAGGGTGGGCCAGGTTCAAGAACAATATAACCAGGCGTTTGGCGACCCGGATAGGGCGGTCATCGTCATCGAGACCAAGAATCGGGAAGAGGCCAAGCGCTTTGCCGCCGCACTCGCCGGTCGGCTGAAGGCCCTGGCCCCGGATATCGAGGAGGTTCTTTACCGCTTCGACCTCAAGTCATTGGAGGACCGATTCCTCATGTACCTCTCCCCCGAGGAGTTGGCCGACCTGAAAAGTAAGCTCCAGGAGCATCGCTCGCTGCTGGACGAGTTGTCTATCGAGCCGGGCTTAAACCGCCTGTTCCAACTGATCCATCGGGAGATCAGTAAGGCGTTGGTCGGTCACCTGTTCACCGGCTTTCTGGACGAGCAAGAGGGTGAGGCCAAGCATCCCGTTGAACTGACCCCGCTGTTGAAGCTGCTCACGCAGTTGAACGCCTGGGCTTCCGCCCCACGGACCTACACGTCACCATGGAGTCAGTTCTTCGTCGAGGCCGACGAGGAAGGTGATCGGGAAGGGTACCTATGGTCCAAAGACAAGCGGTTCCTGTTCGTCCTGGCCACCGTGAAGGCGGACTCCAAGAGCTTGCTCAAATTCGAGCGGCCGATTAAGGGGATCCGCAACGAGATCCGGTTGCTGCAGTCACAGTATCCCGGAGTCCAAGCCGGCGTGACCGGGGGTCCGGCCCTCGAGCATGATGAGGTCACTGCCGCCCAGCGGGATTCCGGCCTGATGACCGCCATCTCACTCGGCGGCGTGGCCTTACTGACAGTGCTGGTCTTTCGCGGTGTGGCAAGACCCCTGATGGGGACCCTCGCGCTCGTTATGGGTGTCTGCTGGGCCTTCGGGTTTGCCGCCGTCACGGTGGGCCACCTGAATATGCTGTCGATGGTCTTGGCGCCGATGCTGATCGGGATCGGGATGGACTATGGAATCCACCTCCTGGCCCGGTATGAAGAGGAGCGAGGCGCGGGCCATTCCATCCAGCAGGCATTGGAGCGGGCCTTCGAAGGCGCCGGTCCCGGCATCCTCCACTCGGCCGTGACAACCTCTGTGGGTCTTTTTGCGCTCATCCTCACGGGAATTGGCGTATTGCAAGAGCTGGGTTTGATTACCGGGTGTGGCCTGCTGCTTACGCTGATCTCGACCTTCGTGGTCCTCCCACCACTCCTCATATTATGGGACAAGCGACCTGTCCTGAGTCATTCGACGGGATTCGCTACAGGCCCCGTCGAAGGACACCCCATTGAAGGGAAGGCAGGTATAGCCCACTGGCATATCCCGCACTTACCGAAACCTCCGGATTTTCTGGAATTCTGGTATCGCCGACCTCGAATGGTCCTTGCGTTATCAGCCGTCGGCACACTGGCCGCCCTGTACGCGATGAGCGGTCTGGAATTCGACGGCAACGTCCTCCGCCTTCAAGCGGAAGGAACCGAGTCGGTGACCTGGGAACTGAAGATCATCAGGAACTCTGAGCGCTCGACCTCCTACGGCGTCATCCTGGCCAAAAGCCTCGAAGAGGTGCGAACGAAGACCAAGGCGATCGAGGCCTTGCCTTCAGTGAGCAAGGTCGAGAGCCTCGCGTCGGTCATACCGGAGGATCAGGAACGGAAGCTCGGGCTGGTTCATGAACTGAGACCTATGCTGGTTGGGGTGAACCTCGCGCAACTGCCCACACCGGCGCCGGTCGATCTCGATGAGCTGCTGAGTACGCTGCAGCGGATCAAGGCAAAGATGCTGACGGCTGATGACGCCAAGAAATGGACTGGAAAGGATGCGCCGCCCCTGAAAATGATGACGCAGGCAAGAAGCCTGATCGGTCAATTCGAGCGACTGCTCCAGCAGCGCGACCATGAAGAGATCCGCCAGCGACTTTCTATCCTTCAGACTAAACTGTTTCAGGATTTCCATGACAAGGTAGCGCTCCTCGCCAGAGCCATGACTTCAGGTCCGGTCCGGCTCGATGATCTGCCGAGCGATCTGAAAAAGCAGTTCGTAGGGCGGGATGGTTCGTATCTGCTCCGCGTGTACCCACGAGGCGACCCGTGGGAGCTTGCCTCGCAGACGACATTCGTCAATGACCTGAGAAAGGTTGATCCTGACGTCGTCGGCGACCCGGTGAAGGGGTACGAAGTCATCACCGCGATGAAACGAGGGTACCAGCAGGTGGCAATCTATGCCTTGATCGGGGTGGCTGCGCTGTTTTTGCTGAACCTGCGCGACCTGCGCTATTTCCTTCTGGCCAAGGTCCCGCTGCTGGTTGGGGCTGTCTGGACCGCTGGTCTGATGCATCTCTTTCAGTTGAAGTTCAATCTGGCCAACCTGATTATTATCCCGCTGATCGTGGCGCCTGGGGTGGAGAACGGTCTGATGATCATCCACCGCTTTCGGGAGGAGGCGGAATCCGCCGTGCTGCCGCGGAGCATCGGGAAGGGTGTGGCGCTCTCATCTCTGACGACCATGGTCGGCTTCGGCAGTTTGATGATTGCCCATCACCGCGGCGCATCCAGCATCGGTCTCCTGGTGACGCTGGGCGTCGGGGCTGTTCTGGTCGTCTCTGTGATCGTGTTGCCGGCTCTCCTCACCGTTGTTGCAAGGCGGTTATCAAAAGCGGTCCCGAGTTCCGTGATCCAGGTTGATAGCCCCCCTGGGCATATTGAACCGGGTACTCGGAACATAGAACAGGAAACGGTACTCAACACAAAGGAGAAGTGACATGTCAGGTGCGATGAGGTTGACTGTGCGAACAGGAGTAGTAAGCGGAGTCATAACCCTGATGTGGCTGGTCGTTGCGGCGTCCGCCTTTGCGAGCGAAACAACCGATCAGGTCAAGACCGAACTGGATCACCTTACGGGGATCGTGAAGGACCCGGCCTTACAGGAGAAGGCAAAGGAAGAGGCGCGGAAGTCGATGGTCAAAGAGCGGATCGTACGCTGGTTCGACCTGCAGGAGATGGCGCGCCGTTCTCTGGCCGGCTACTGGGCGAAGCGATCCGGACAGGAGCGAAAGGATTTCGTTGAGCTGTTCGGGGACCTGTTCGTCGAGTCCTATACGACGTTAGTGGTCGATCATCTCGGCGACCAGCGGGTTGCCTTTCTCTCGGAGAAGACCGATGACCGAGACGCCATCGTCAGGACCAAGTTCCTCTCGAAACGGAATGAGCCGACCTTTGTTGACTTCGCCCTCCTTCGTCGAGGCAACGCTTGGATTCCCTACGATGTGGTGATCGACGAGGTGAGCATCGTGGGGAATTACCGAATCCAGTTCGATAAGATCATCCGAGACCAGTCGTACGAAGCCCTCGTCAAGAAGATGCGTCTCAAGCGGGAGGCGGAGGGGTTAGGAACAACGGCAAAGAAGTAGCCGCGCTGCCCTTTCGACGGGGCCTGTGGTGAGTCATGTCGAACCACTCAGGGCAGGCCCTTCGACACAGCTCAGGGCAGGCTTACGCCCCGCCCATGCCGGCTCGATAGGCATCCCCGGATTCGTAATAATCAAGCCCGGAGTGGTCAAGCACCTCTTCCCCAACCAGGATGCGCAAGGTGTTTGTCAGCTTCAGATGCTGGATGAACAGGTCGTGTTCCGGCTTCAGGTCCGCTCGGGCCATCGGGGACTTGAAGTAGAACGAAAGCCACTCCTGAATGCCCGACAATCCGGCCCGTTGGGCCAGGTCCAGAAACAGCGTGAGGTCGAGCGCCACCGGCGCTGCCAGGATGGAATCCCGACAGAGAAAATTAATCTTGATCTGCATCGGCTGACCGACCCAGCCGAAAATGTCGATGTTATCCCACCCCTCCTTGGCATCGCCCCGTGGCGGATAATACTCAATTCGGACCTTATGGAAGACCTGGCCATACAGCTCCGGGTAGAGCTCCGGCTGCAGGATCGCGCCCAGGACCGAGCCCTTACTGACCTCTTTCGTTCTGAACGATCCCTGATCATCCAACACTTCGCCATCCCGGTTGCCCAGGATGTTGGTGGAAAACCAGCCGGTCACCCCCAGCATCTTGGCCTTCAGTCCTGGCGCGACGACGGTCTTCAGAAAGGTCTGGCCGGTCTTAAAGTCCTTCCCGGCGATCGGAACGCGCTTTTTGCTGGCGTACTCTACCAACGCCGGGATATCCACAGCAAGATTGGGTGAGCCATTCGCAAAGGGCACGCCGGCCGAGATAGCAGCATAGGCATAGATCATACACGGGGAGATTTCCGGGGCGTTCGCCTTCAGACCGGCCTCAAAGGCCTCGATCGTCTCATGTACGGGAGCCGGCTGTGTGAAGACCTCCGTTGATCCACACCAGATCATCACGGCCCGCGCGACCCCCTCCTTCCGGCGGAATGCCTCGATGTCCTCAATCAGCATGTCCGCCAGGTGCTTCTTGCTCGGGCCGGATTTGAGGTGCGGTCCAGACAACCTCCGGACATAGGCCTGCTCAAAGACCGCCGGCCACGGCCTGACAGATTCCAATTGGCCTTTGACCTGGTCCAGCAACTCCCTGGGTAGAACCCCGGCATGGCACGCGGTCTGATAGGCGTTCTCGGGGAAGATGTCCCAGCCACCGAAGACCAGATCGTTGAGATCGGCAAGTGGGACCACCTCCTTGATCAGGGCGAACCGGGGGTGAGTCCGCTTGCCCAGGCGCATCCGCTGCATCTGCGTAAGAGAACCGTGCGGTTGGGCAAGCCCTTTATTGATCAGATGGACGCCTGCGATCAGGGTCGTGGCCACCGCCCCCAACCCCGGGAGCAGCACCCCGAACGGACCGGTGGCCGGCTTGATCGTCCTGGTCAGTTCCGGATAAAAAGAACTCTTGTCGCTCATGCTGTTACCCTTTCCCTGTGTGAGGTCCACAGTAATACGAAGAAAAAGATCGGCGCGCCGAAGGCGGCCAGAACCAAAAACCATTGAGCCTTCCCGAAGGCTGAGAGAATAACAACGAGATAGATGAAATCCCGCCTTGTGAGGGAATCGGCAAGGGCAGTAAGGCGAGATGGGGCCTCGGAGGTGGTGATGGAGGTAAACAGCGGCCCCTCGGCGGTCTTATTCCGCATGGTCTGTCGGTAGACAAAACCGGCCGACAGGAGGGTTCCGATCACCGCGGAGGTCGCGAAGGCCAAAGGGAAGGGAGCCTTAATAGCCATCTGCCATCCCAGACCGATACACATAAAGACCGCCGAGTGTACAACATTATCCCCCCAAAAGTCCAGGATGCCGCCCAAACGGGATTCCAGATACTTGAGCCTGGCGATCTCTCCATCGCAGCCGTCCAGGATCGAATGCAGGAGAAACAGGAGCGCGCCAGTCAGTTGATACGCGGGCGTGAACGAGAGAAAGAATAGGGCCCCCAGTAGACCTATCGCCACGCTCACGGCCGTCATCTGGTTCGGGGTGATGTCCGTGCGCACGAGGCGCCGGGTGACCGCCAGTGAGATCTTCCGCTCGAAATGCCTCGACATGAAACCTTCCGTGTCCTTGATCAGGCCCCGCAGAAGCCACCACTCGGCGTGACGAAGGTCCGCCTGATTCGAGATCCGGACCCAGTCCCCCCCACCTATGAGGGTGCCCGCTTTTTGGTAGGTCCGCTCCAGTGCGGAGAACAGCGACAGATCATCGTGAGCGCGCCCAACCATCGACAGAAAGGCAGGGGGATCAGCCGTCTCAACGACAGCGATTCCGTCTGTGGGGATATGCATCGTCTCAGCGCGTAACGGCATCCCGGTCAGATGCGTGAGCAGCGAAGGGCGTGGGAGGAGGTTCCCGGCAAGCACCAGGATGCGGTTGGAGTACGAATGTTCGGTGAGCTTATCCGGAGAAAGCAGCACCGCCCGCGTTCCTGTCAACAGCCTCGTGAGCCCGGGCCGGCCGGTATCCACTACCAGGATCTCGTGGCAGCCCACGCGGGAGGCGGCCATCACAATGCGGCGAAGCAACGGGATCCCGGCCACAACGGTGTCCGGGGGGATCTCTCCTGAGCCTTTCGTCATCATGATCAGGACCGTGGCTCCCTTCATGACTATCTGAAAAAGCAATCAGTCATCAGCCCTTCAGTTGACCGCTGACGGCTAAATGCTGACCTCCTCCGGTGTGCGATTCCTTGGCGAGGTGCAAAAGCTGCGCGCAGAGTGAAGCCGTGGCAAGGTTCTCTCCATTCCGCTCAGTATCTGAAATCTCCCGCAGAAAATCGTTTCTGACGTGACTGAACCAATCCGGATGGTGGGAGCCCTGCGAGAGCGGCTGCTCGAATGTCCAGCGCTGCTCGCCCCCTTCACTTTGCAGAATCAGGGCGCCGTCCTCTAATCGGATGACTCCACGGGTCCCCTCGATCACGGCGCTGTTGTCCCGTGAAGACGCGGCCCACGTCAGAAAGATATCGGCCACTGCCTCCGGAAAGTTCAACTGAACGGTGGCGGTATCCTCAACGGGCCATTCCGGATGGGCTCGCTTCTCGAGGGAGGCAGCGATCGTTTTCGGGTCGGTACCAAGCCAGCGTAATATGATGTACAGGGCGTGCCACCCATGGTCCAACAGGATGCCGCCCCCTGCCATAGTCGGATCGAGCCGCCAGTTGCCGGGTACTGCCCCCTCAGTGGAGTCCAGGACGAGCCCAACCGCGACCGATGGTTCGCGACGGAGCACCTGCCAGCGTATGTGCCGTACTGTCCCGATCTGCCCCGTTATGATCAGGTCTGTCGCTTTCAGGATGATCGGCGCATACAGCCAGTTATGGACGGTATGCAGGACCCGCCCGCTTTCTGCCTGCGCATGCCTCACCAGTCGCAACTCATCGGGAGAGAGGACGAGGGGCTTCTCGCACAACACATGGAGTCCACGACGAAGGGCCATCAGGGTAAGGGATGCGTGGGTTCCCGGAGGTGTGCAGATATCGAGAAAGTCGAGAGGTTCGGAGGCAAGCAGCGCTTCGACCCCGGTGTACAATCCGGCTCTTGGAAGACGCTGCCGGGCCTCGACAAGCCTGGGCTCAAGGGCATCAGCGGCGGCAACGATCCGGGCGCGCTCGCATCCTTCCCATCCGGGCAGATGCCCATTCACCGCCACATTCCCCAGGCCGATGATGGCGCCTCTCAACATAGCATTGTAGGCTGAAGGCTAAAGACTGAAGGCTTAAAGCACACTACAAGTCTTCAGTCTATCTACCTTCAGCCTATTCCCCTTTGTACCCTGTCTTTTCTAATTCGGCAAAGGCCTCGTCAAGAATGTCGAGGCCTTCTAATGCCTGGTCCTCGGTAATAACCAGCGGCGGGTTGATCCGGATGTTGTAGGAATAGCACATGGCAAGCAATCCCCTTCGGAGGCAGGCCTGAAACAGTCTTTGCGTGATTGGCTTTGACAGCGGTTCCTTGGTCTGTCTATCCTTGACCAGTTCCACCCCCAGCAAGAGCCCTCTGCCCCGTACATCACCTACAAACGGGTATTTCTCCTTCATCGCTTCCAGCCGCTTCAGCATGACCGCGCCGACGCGCTTGGCATTCGCCACAAGCTGATCCTTTCGAATCACCTCGAGGGTAGCCAGCCCCGCTGTTGCGGCGAGCGGATTACCTCCATAGCTTGATGAGCTTCCGCTCGGATTGCCAAAGGGCTTGCTCGCCATCAGTTTTTGCGTCGAGATCACCCCGCTGACCGGGAACCCCCCGCCCATTCCCTTGCCGACTGTCATCACGTCCGGCAGAATCGGCTCGTGGTCGCACCCCCACATCGATCCTGTGCGTCCGAAGCCTGTGAGCATCTCGTCGGCGATCAGCAGGGCGTCGCACTCCTTCGCTATTGCCTGCACCGCGCTCAAGAATCCCTGGGGCGGAATCACATTCCCTGCGGTCCCCTGGATCGGTTCCACGATGATCGCGGCGATCTCGCCCTGCGTCTGATACCGGATCACCTGACGCAAGGAATCCGCACAGGCAATACCGCAGTCGGGATAACGGAGCTTCAAAGGACAGCGATAACAGTTCGCGTATGGGGCGCTGTAGAGGCCAGGCATGAAAGGTCCCAACTGCTTCTTAAAATCATCCCCCAACAGCCCAAGAACCCCGCCGGTCTTGCCATGGAACCCGCCCCAGAAGCCGACAAACTCGAACCTCTTCGTCGCCGACTTGGCGAGTCTGAAGGCAGCCTCGACCGCCTCCGCCCCACTAGAATACATCTGGATCCGCTTGAGTCCTTTCGGCGTGACCGATGCCAACAACGCTAGGAACCGGGCCCGGTTCTCGGTGACGAAGCTGCCGAACGTCAGCCGCTCAATCTGGGCCTGCATCGCCTCGACGTAGTGCGGATGCGTATGTCCGATGCTCCCCACACCGATCCCGGCCATGAAATCGAGGTACCGGTTGCCGTCCTCATCGATCAGTGTGCACCCTTGACCGCCGGCCATCGCCAGCCCGGAATACAACGCGATCGACTGCAAGCCCGGCGCCATGTGGCGCGCCTCACGGGCGAAGATCGCCTTCGACCGTTTTCCAGGAATGTTTCGTTTCATGGAAGCGCCTCCTGTGTGAGGCGATGCAGCAGCCATCCGGCAATCTGGGCAGCAGCCTCCTCGCGAAATAACGCAAACGAAGGCCAGGCATTAAGATCGATGAGGATGATCTCCCCGTGAGAAGTGACGATGGCATCGCCTCCGTACACCTCAAGGCCGAGGGCGGAAGCCGCCCGCTGGGTGAGGGTCTGTAACGTCTCCTCAGAAAAGGGATACCGAGCCAGATCCTGATCCCGGTGATAGAACCACCTGAACCACGCATCTTTTCGGTTGCCTGCGAGTGGCTTCCCTATCCCGTAGAATTTAAGCAAATCCCCAGGAATGTGCTGCTGCAGCACCACGCGGGGGATTCCCCTGTCGTGGAGGGCTGCCAGAGTCTTCCGGAGATCCTCCGGAGATGGTGTGCGCTCGACATCCCCGGATTGGGTATTGTGAACGTCGGCTCGCTTGACCCAGATTGGGAAAGGGCCTGTCGGAAGCTGTGACGCAGGACGACCATGATCGGACGAGTTGCTCGAGATGATCTGGCTCCTGGGGATTGGAATCGCTGAGGCCGCAAGAAGCGGGATCATTCGATCCCGATAGGTGTTCATCACAGCCTGCGGAGAATTGACATGCGGGATGCCTTGCATCTCCATCGGTTCAAGCAAGCCGAGGGCTTCGATCCGCTCGCACATCAAAAACACGAGCGACGGCCAGGGGGTATCGGCCACAGAAAGCTCCTCCGGCGTCTTGAGCTGTACCTGGTAGCCGGCCGCTTCGACATGTTTGGCTACGAGCCTCAGGATCTCAGTATCATCAAACTCCCGGCCCGGCGAGTGCTGCTGCTCACGATAAATTCCCCACAGGTGTGGCATCATCAGGAACTGCCTCCGCTTTTAAAGCAGGGTTTGGGGGGTAGGGGTTGGGGTTTCGGGAAAAGCCGGTAATTGTGCGTAATCCCCATACCCCATACCCTAAACCCTATACCCTGTCTTTTCATGTTCTTGTACAAGGGTTTCGGCCAGGTGAAGATCCTCTGCACGATCGACGTCAATGACCTGGTCAATGCCTACCCCATAGATCGGAACCCTGCGGTCAACCATCCAGAATAGGAAGTCGCGAAGCCGGTCGAGTGTAGATGGGTGAGGGGCTTGGGCAAAGATTGAGCCAGATACAAGGTAGAGTCCAGCGGTCACGACGTCACCCGAATCGCCCCCTATTCCCGTCACCCGCCCTGACGGATCGAGGGTCACCCAGAGCGGCTTCTCGTCGGCTACGAACGGCGTCACGGCCAAGACGACGGAAGCCTGACGGCAACGCCGGGCCTCATCGACGAACCGGCGAAACGCCGGTTCCGGGCAGATCCAGTCCACGGTAGACATGAGGGTGAGGCCCGGACCCGATCGCCCACCGATTTCCCAGAAGCTTTCGTACGATGAGCGTGTGGTTTTTACGATGCATCGGATGTCGAGGTCCGGAAAACGCTCCCGGATGAACGTGGCACACTCCCGGTTGTCCTCGTTGAAGATGATCCGTAGCTGTGTGATGCCGACCTTTACAAAATTGTTCACCACCCGCTCGATCAGCGGGACGCCTGCAACCGGCACCATCGGCTTCGGTATCCCCAAGCCGTCCCGTTTCAACCGGGAACCTTCCCCGGCCGCAATAATACCTCCCGTCAGGGCCTGTCCTGAGCCGGGTCGAAGGGTTGTGGGCGCACTCACAGGAGCGCCTCCCGAAGATCTGTCAAGGACCTTATCGTGGGGTCATCCGGGCAACAGGGCGCGAGAGGGCCGGAGTGGTCTGAAACCAGCCAGATATGGGGCATCCCGAGACGCTTTGCCCCCTCCATGTCACGAGGCAATGAGTCTCCGACGAATACCGCCTCTCGTGGGTCGAGTTGCAACTGCGTCAGCGCGATCTGAAAGATCCGGGGGTCCGGCTTGATGAACCCGACGCACGCCGAATCAACCAACACACTCATGAGCGGGGCAAGTCCACTCTCGAGGCAAACGCGTTCGAGGTTGCCATAGAAGTTCGAGATGATGCCGAGCCGGAATCGTGCTGACAACTCTTGCAGGATCGCAAGGTTAGAACGAATCTTGTCTAATGAGTCCTGGAGAAACCGGTCACACAGACGCGACGCCAACCCTGAATCGGCCACATCCAGCGCTTCCAGTACACCCGTGATCTGGAGCAGGAGGCTCTCTCTGAACGAGCAGCTCGAGAGCCTCCTGGCCACCAGCGCATCATCGCCGACATAATAAGCTCGCTCGTATCGATCCCAGTCTACCTCTACGTGCTCGGCCAGATAGAGTGGATAGAATCTGTCTTTCCAGGTGATCCCATCGGCATCAAGGGTTCCCCCAAAATCGAAGAGAACAGCTTTCGGAGGCTCTACGCACCTCCAGCTTGAGGCGATCGTCTGTGACTCTGCAGCCATCAACCGGTAACCTCCCCGGGCGCTCCGACGATTCCCGTCTTCATCGCGAGCAGGATGAGCAGACCGGGGATTGCC
Coding sequences within:
- a CDS encoding long-chain fatty acid--CoA ligase, translated to MAGAVAATNQDLDRPWFAHYDPWVPPRLEYPDIPLHRFLSASARQYPDRDAIIFYGRRLTYRALDEAATRFAAALADRGLAKGDRVSLFLPNCPQMVIAYYGTLRAGGLAVSTSPLYSTRELTHQLNDSGAETIVVLSKLYPLVREVASQTGLKRIIVTNIKEYFPPLLRILFTLLKEKRQGHRPHVGRGPGTEWFSEMLTSAPAEPPATTVGPDDPALLQYTGGTTGLAKGAVLTHRNLVANTMQIGAWLVKPVLSSVEGENGGHEIFLGAIPFFHIYGMTVVMNLCISLGHTMVLLPQFKVQEVLETIAKYRPTLFPGVPTMYVAINDYQEVGRYDLRSIKACLSGAAPLPVEVQTRFEALTGARLVEGYGLTEAAPVTHANPLYDKRRIGTIGLPLPDTDARIVDLQTGERTLPPKEIGEVAVKGPQVMAGYWNQPSETAMVLRNGWLYTGDIGYMDEQGYFTIVDRKKEMIIAGGFNVYPREVEEPLYEHPQVKEVVAVGLPDPYRGETVKVYVVLKEGERATEQEIIDFCKQRMAKHKVPTLVEFRQELPKTLVGKVLRRALREEEIAKRTSQAA
- a CDS encoding MMPL family transporter, which encodes MSIRKLLSSTVLAYPRTALVLAVIVTILSVQAAMQRLSFTSTHEALSSLNGRVGQVQEQYNQAFGDPDRAVIVIETKNREEAKRFAAALAGRLKALAPDIEEVLYRFDLKSLEDRFLMYLSPEELADLKSKLQEHRSLLDELSIEPGLNRLFQLIHREISKALVGHLFTGFLDEQEGEAKHPVELTPLLKLLTQLNAWASAPRTYTSPWSQFFVEADEEGDREGYLWSKDKRFLFVLATVKADSKSLLKFERPIKGIRNEIRLLQSQYPGVQAGVTGGPALEHDEVTAAQRDSGLMTAISLGGVALLTVLVFRGVARPLMGTLALVMGVCWAFGFAAVTVGHLNMLSMVLAPMLIGIGMDYGIHLLARYEEERGAGHSIQQALERAFEGAGPGILHSAVTTSVGLFALILTGIGVLQELGLITGCGLLLTLISTFVVLPPLLILWDKRPVLSHSTGFATGPVEGHPIEGKAGIAHWHIPHLPKPPDFLEFWYRRPRMVLALSAVGTLAALYAMSGLEFDGNVLRLQAEGTESVTWELKIIRNSERSTSYGVILAKSLEEVRTKTKAIEALPSVSKVESLASVIPEDQERKLGLVHELRPMLVGVNLAQLPTPAPVDLDELLSTLQRIKAKMLTADDAKKWTGKDAPPLKMMTQARSLIGQFERLLQQRDHEEIRQRLSILQTKLFQDFHDKVALLARAMTSGPVRLDDLPSDLKKQFVGRDGSYLLRVYPRGDPWELASQTTFVNDLRKVDPDVVGDPVKGYEVITAMKRGYQQVAIYALIGVAALFLLNLRDLRYFLLAKVPLLVGAVWTAGLMHLFQLKFNLANLIIIPLIVAPGVENGLMIIHRFREEAESAVLPRSIGKGVALSSLTTMVGFGSLMIAHHRGASSIGLLVTLGVGAVLVVSVIVLPALLTVVARRLSKAVPSSVIQVDSPPGHIEPGTRNIEQETVLNTKEK
- a CDS encoding ABC transporter substrate-binding protein; this translates as MSGAMRLTVRTGVVSGVITLMWLVVAASAFASETTDQVKTELDHLTGIVKDPALQEKAKEEARKSMVKERIVRWFDLQEMARRSLAGYWAKRSGQERKDFVELFGDLFVESYTTLVVDHLGDQRVAFLSEKTDDRDAIVRTKFLSKRNEPTFVDFALLRRGNAWIPYDVVIDEVSIVGNYRIQFDKIIRDQSYEALVKKMRLKREAEGLGTTAKK